A region from the Algoriphagus machipongonensis genome encodes:
- a CDS encoding sulfite oxidase: MSKKDLKTIVSNSTSHDRRSFIRKSLLGTLSAVLGADIVHAATMPKGYVPKALSLQNSPMDGKNPEMIVRNERPWNVEARPHLLDDAITPVKNIFIRNNGIIPENVNAETWTLTISGESVVEEKTFTLKELKENFKAYTYQLVLECGGNGRAGYYPPASGNQWEEGAVACSEWTGVRLRDVLDSVGIKSDAVYIGYYGADKHLNGKPDEVVISRGAPISKAMQNETLLAWALNGEDIPLAHGYPLRLVAGGWPASVSGKWIHTLVVRNQVHDGPKMLGDAYRVPKYPVAPGTKVPDEDMKIIESMPVKSLITYPKSGAMFEKSNRLAVRGKAWAGELEVTSMEVSIDFGATWIKCNLKKPKNRLAWQEWNVELSFPQEGYYEVWAKATDSEGNAQPMVIPGWNPKGYLNNACHRIAVKVS, translated from the coding sequence ATGTCTAAAAAAGATTTAAAGACTATTGTTTCGAATTCGACGAGTCATGATAGAAGGTCATTTATTCGAAAAAGCCTTCTGGGTACACTTTCAGCAGTTTTGGGAGCAGATATTGTGCATGCTGCGACTATGCCAAAAGGGTATGTTCCAAAAGCCTTAAGCCTACAAAACAGTCCCATGGATGGAAAAAACCCAGAAATGATTGTCAGAAATGAACGCCCTTGGAATGTGGAAGCCCGACCGCATTTATTGGATGATGCGATCACACCTGTCAAAAATATTTTTATCCGAAATAATGGAATCATTCCAGAAAATGTAAATGCTGAAACCTGGACGCTTACTATTTCTGGGGAATCAGTAGTTGAAGAAAAGACATTTACTCTGAAAGAATTAAAAGAGAATTTTAAAGCCTATACGTATCAATTAGTCTTGGAATGTGGTGGAAACGGAAGAGCGGGATATTATCCTCCTGCTTCTGGAAACCAATGGGAAGAAGGTGCAGTTGCCTGTTCAGAATGGACGGGAGTTCGACTTAGAGATGTACTGGATTCGGTGGGAATTAAATCAGATGCCGTTTACATAGGGTATTATGGAGCAGATAAACATCTCAATGGAAAGCCTGACGAAGTGGTCATTTCAAGAGGAGCTCCAATTTCCAAAGCCATGCAGAATGAAACTTTATTGGCTTGGGCTCTTAATGGGGAAGATATACCTTTGGCACATGGCTATCCTTTACGTTTAGTAGCCGGAGGTTGGCCAGCATCTGTTTCTGGAAAATGGATCCATACGCTTGTGGTAAGGAATCAGGTTCATGATGGTCCAAAAATGTTGGGTGACGCCTATAGAGTACCAAAATATCCTGTTGCTCCTGGGACAAAAGTTCCTGACGAGGATATGAAAATCATTGAATCCATGCCTGTAAAATCCTTGATAACTTATCCTAAATCAGGAGCGATGTTTGAAAAGTCAAACAGGCTAGCAGTGAGAGGAAAGGCCTGGGCAGGTGAGCTAGAGGTAACTTCTATGGAAGTATCCATTGACTTTGGCGCTACTTGGATAAAATGCAATTTAAAGAAGCCAAAAAATCGATTGGCTTGGCAGGAATGGAATGTGGAATTAAGTTTCCCTCAGGAAGGGTATTATGAAGTATGGGCCAAGGCAACCGATAGTGAAGGAAATGCTCAACCCATGGTTATTCCGGGTTGGAATCCAAAAGGTTACCTGAATAATGCCTGTCATAGAATCGCCGTGAAAGTAAGCTAA
- a CDS encoding Kelch repeat-containing protein, with protein sequence MLHRSLILIAFLAFFSACQQDEAITPREYPFIESKEIKNIDETGAIVDFEILKGGKSSIDSYGVEYLESSAFGNVYIPTEYLSFEIEGAPVENFISFKIKYDLLKGIEYYVKPFVKSNGMTIYGAPLLFESKGVKSPEISEVSVKEISGPTTFTIKGDYFSAVKERNFVHIPYIDEYFSVKVIEATPELLTVELSSYSSLIPVSDAAYDLVVTVFDKSTTLSSHFTLGYPKIQSINKLSAHVGEEIIVTLDKEYQHNLQLRLNNLYNEFTSTIPFVKITPTTYKATVPDYLSGKYELKLIGIGFVENFPEKFEINNSWDLITDFIQINNWKDYRTVSAGNRLVFWKNDLSKNYFLDPLTQGVTELPPFPGAKEERNGVLVYGNSKSELFVGLGYKQLPSGLEPFLDLWKLDLNTMQWLRMEDIPLSHGFLYRFFEYQDKIMAVSGIEKKYLILDPNLGTWQKTEFDVPEFMKSYTRMWVHQGYIYYLQEYSSYLVIKRFKPGQSHEIFGEFPSINAYGINGMKIIGNTFYLTYSSKNFSINMVTKEVKWYQSIYYYEDALTASGFWGEIEGKPYTLPISFENDYHQFRIYQLNTED encoded by the coding sequence ATGCTACATCGCAGCTTAATATTAATAGCCTTTTTGGCTTTTTTCTCTGCTTGTCAGCAAGACGAGGCTATCACTCCTAGAGAATACCCATTTATTGAAAGTAAGGAGATAAAAAATATAGATGAAACAGGTGCTATCGTAGATTTTGAGATTCTTAAAGGAGGCAAGTCATCTATAGATAGTTATGGCGTGGAATATTTGGAGTCCAGTGCCTTTGGAAACGTGTATATTCCAACAGAGTATCTAAGTTTCGAAATTGAAGGGGCTCCAGTTGAAAACTTTATTTCCTTTAAAATCAAATATGATTTGCTTAAAGGAATAGAATATTACGTCAAACCATTTGTTAAGTCTAATGGGATGACTATTTATGGAGCTCCTTTACTTTTCGAAAGTAAAGGAGTAAAAAGTCCGGAAATCTCAGAAGTTTCCGTGAAAGAAATATCTGGCCCTACAACTTTTACTATCAAAGGAGATTATTTTAGTGCTGTTAAAGAGCGAAATTTTGTCCACATCCCTTACATAGATGAATATTTTTCTGTTAAGGTTATAGAAGCTACCCCCGAACTTTTGACAGTGGAACTTTCTAGCTATTCCAGTCTGATTCCCGTTAGTGATGCGGCCTACGATCTTGTCGTGACTGTTTTTGATAAGTCTACTACATTGTCAAGCCACTTTACGCTTGGCTATCCAAAAATCCAATCGATAAATAAACTTTCTGCCCATGTTGGGGAGGAGATTATCGTGACATTGGATAAAGAATATCAACATAACCTTCAACTAAGATTAAATAATCTATATAATGAATTTACATCTACCATACCATTTGTTAAAATTACTCCTACCACTTATAAGGCAACTGTACCTGATTATTTATCTGGAAAATATGAGCTTAAACTTATTGGAATAGGGTTCGTTGAAAACTTTCCTGAAAAATTCGAGATAAATAATAGCTGGGATTTAATTACTGATTTCATCCAAATTAATAATTGGAAGGATTACAGAACGGTTTCAGCAGGTAATAGATTGGTTTTTTGGAAGAATGATTTATCCAAAAATTATTTCTTGGACCCTTTAACTCAAGGTGTGACAGAACTGCCTCCTTTTCCTGGAGCTAAAGAAGAAAGAAATGGAGTTTTAGTCTATGGAAATTCTAAATCAGAGCTTTTCGTTGGTCTAGGCTATAAGCAATTACCCAGTGGATTAGAACCTTTTCTTGATTTATGGAAGCTGGACCTTAATACTATGCAATGGTTAAGAATGGAAGATATTCCTCTCTCGCATGGATTTTTATATCGATTTTTTGAATATCAAGATAAAATAATGGCTGTTTCTGGAATCGAAAAAAAATACCTAATACTGGATCCAAATCTAGGTACCTGGCAAAAAACAGAATTTGATGTTCCAGAATTCATGAAGAGCTACACTCGCATGTGGGTTCATCAAGGATATATTTATTATTTACAAGAGTATTCCTCATACTTGGTAATAAAGAGGTTCAAACCAGGACAGTCTCATGAGATTTTTGGAGAATTCCCATCAATTAACGCTTATGGCATAAATGGAATGAAAATTATTGGGAATACATTTTATCTCACTTATTCTAGTAAAAATTTTAGTATCAATATGGTCACCAAAGAAGTTAAATGGTATCAAAGTATTTATTATTATGAAGATGCTTTAACTGCATCAGGATTTTGGGGAGAAATAGAGGGAAAACCTTATACCTTACCAATCTCATTTGAAAATGATTATCATCAATTTAGAATTTATCAACTGAATACAGAGGATTAA
- a CDS encoding aldose 1-epimerase family protein: MFFTIESEELSVKINLIGLEINSIRSKETGQEYLWQGDPQFWKGQAPVLFPIIGALKEGKTNFKGEEYALPKHGFVRNSSLGKMVKQESDLLLFRIESNSETLRMYPFEFIFEITFQVKGKSLHVRHQVFNTGKGEMYYSLGGHPAFNCPIYPEEKLEDYSIAFPEIENDQTWLITSDGLIGGPGETMLDNSNKISLHKHIFDQDALILKNLKSRTATLSHKTKGALLELTFDDFDYLGIWAKPGAPFVCLEPWLGIADSSEHSGKLKEKEGIRRLESGSSESKSYSINILR; the protein is encoded by the coding sequence ATGTTTTTTACAATTGAATCTGAGGAGTTATCTGTCAAAATAAACCTGATTGGACTGGAAATCAATTCCATACGATCCAAAGAAACAGGGCAAGAATATTTATGGCAAGGAGACCCACAATTTTGGAAAGGACAAGCACCAGTACTTTTTCCCATCATCGGAGCTTTGAAAGAGGGAAAAACCAATTTTAAAGGAGAGGAATATGCCCTACCTAAGCATGGGTTTGTAAGAAATTCTAGTCTTGGGAAAATGGTTAAACAGGAATCCGATCTACTGTTGTTTCGCATTGAATCCAATTCAGAAACCCTTAGGATGTATCCATTTGAATTCATATTTGAGATCACATTTCAAGTCAAAGGAAAATCTTTGCACGTAAGGCATCAAGTGTTCAATACCGGAAAAGGGGAAATGTATTATTCTCTCGGCGGACATCCTGCGTTTAACTGCCCCATTTACCCAGAAGAGAAACTAGAAGATTATTCCATTGCATTTCCTGAAATAGAAAATGATCAGACTTGGTTGATTACTAGCGATGGCTTGATTGGAGGACCTGGAGAAACTATGCTGGATAATTCTAATAAAATCTCCCTACATAAACACATTTTTGATCAGGATGCCCTGATTTTAAAAAACCTGAAATCAAGAACGGCAACCTTGAGCCACAAAACAAAAGGCGCACTCCTTGAACTGACTTTTGATGATTTTGATTATCTGGGAATTTGGGCAAAACCTGGAGCCCCTTTTGTATGCCTGGAACCTTGGTTGGGAATAGCTGATTCATCAGAGCATTCCGGAAAATTAAAAGAGAAAGAAGGAATTCGGAGGCTAGAATCAGGCAGCTCCGAATCCAAATCTTACTCTATCAATATTTTACGCTAA
- a CDS encoding ABC transporter permease, which produces MMWRNNIKIAWRTLMKDRTYSIINIFGLTIGLASCMLVGTVVLDEVSYDKFWKNKNQLFRILTVETSAGMEGKTESAYMNLGAGLKENFPEVEAAGKITKATYNFRLDERSSDAIQMNLIQADTNVWDMLDFPILEGKPETYVAGVGNLVISQGFSKANFPNESPIGKVIHLVSPYLSESRPFLITGVIEDIPSNTYLRADGIQISAPSTTELNSEGWGYYEEQMILLKAQTDLPAFKEKVNTWYSNYTTDASEEAKKRLPTFDFQPIEDIYLKSEFASQAVKGSQSNVYLFSGIAFLLLLIACINFINLSAARSINRIREVGVRKVLGAGKKQLISQFLNESLLFFLIAGLLASSVYALSLVHLERFLGHDLEVNLFENGRLLIIFVAIVISLSVLAGLYPAWMVSGFAVSNSLKNRIGIGMNTSVPVIRKGLVAIQFVFAILVLIGTVTVWTQMNYMEKKDLGFDASHVLSLPSFATDGKADALKQKIAQISGVEHVSLSRWVPTKGAASMTKQIIAPDDPDQSIQVNYIIGDLDLPKVLGFNLIEGRSFGEQELNFSDSQAEETAEKVPSNVLMTASTADLLNVKELGALESNLEAIPIGIIEDFHSISLREPIKPTLIMTGNEFNYASVLIKLQEGKEGQVLSGINTIWSEIYSEKPLKFEWVDELVNKQYEKEQTQAQLFTFFSVLMLILAALGVFGLVVHATEQRVKEIGVRKVLGASAGNIVQLFSMDYMKLVGIALIIASPIAWQGMNTWLDGFAYKISLQWWMFAGAGMVAAVLALITVIVRVLWTTRINPVNSLRSE; this is translated from the coding sequence ATGATGTGGCGAAATAATATCAAAATTGCCTGGAGAACCCTGATGAAAGACCGAACATATTCAATCATCAATATTTTTGGATTAACCATTGGGTTGGCTTCATGCATGCTTGTGGGAACAGTCGTTTTAGATGAGGTTTCTTATGATAAGTTCTGGAAAAATAAAAATCAGCTTTTCCGGATATTGACTGTGGAAACAAGCGCTGGAATGGAAGGGAAGACTGAGTCAGCTTACATGAATTTAGGGGCTGGATTAAAAGAAAATTTCCCTGAAGTTGAAGCGGCTGGTAAGATCACTAAAGCCACCTACAATTTTCGCTTAGACGAAAGAAGTAGCGATGCAATCCAAATGAATTTAATCCAGGCAGATACCAATGTTTGGGACATGTTGGATTTTCCGATTTTGGAAGGTAAACCAGAAACTTATGTTGCCGGAGTAGGCAACTTGGTAATATCTCAAGGTTTTAGTAAAGCCAATTTCCCTAATGAGTCTCCTATTGGAAAAGTGATTCATTTAGTGTCTCCATATCTTTCTGAGTCTAGGCCTTTTTTAATTACAGGGGTTATTGAAGATATACCTTCCAATACCTATTTACGAGCGGATGGCATTCAGATATCAGCGCCATCTACTACAGAATTGAATAGTGAAGGCTGGGGTTATTATGAAGAGCAAATGATCTTATTGAAAGCCCAAACTGACTTGCCGGCTTTCAAAGAAAAAGTGAATACATGGTATAGTAATTATACTACAGATGCTTCTGAAGAAGCGAAAAAACGTCTTCCAACTTTTGATTTTCAGCCTATTGAGGATATTTACCTAAAATCTGAATTTGCTAGTCAGGCTGTAAAAGGTAGCCAAAGTAATGTTTACTTATTTTCAGGAATAGCCTTTCTTTTATTGCTTATTGCCTGCATTAACTTTATCAATTTAAGTGCTGCACGCTCCATTAATAGGATCAGGGAAGTAGGTGTAAGAAAAGTTTTAGGAGCAGGGAAGAAACAATTGATTTCACAATTCTTAAATGAAAGTCTTTTGTTTTTCCTGATAGCTGGGCTGCTTGCCAGTTCGGTGTATGCATTGAGCCTAGTTCATTTGGAGAGGTTTCTAGGGCATGATCTAGAAGTAAACTTGTTTGAAAATGGGAGGCTACTCATAATTTTTGTTGCTATAGTGATTTCGCTGAGTGTTTTGGCGGGTCTTTATCCAGCATGGATGGTTTCAGGTTTTGCTGTGAGTAATTCACTGAAGAACAGAATTGGTATCGGAATGAATACATCTGTGCCGGTGATTAGAAAGGGCTTGGTAGCAATACAATTTGTTTTTGCAATCCTTGTTTTGATTGGTACAGTCACTGTTTGGACGCAGATGAATTATATGGAAAAGAAAGATTTGGGCTTTGATGCATCTCATGTGTTAAGTTTACCCTCTTTTGCTACGGATGGTAAAGCTGATGCATTAAAACAAAAGATTGCTCAAATCTCAGGAGTAGAACATGTAAGCTTAAGCAGGTGGGTTCCAACTAAGGGAGCGGCTTCCATGACAAAGCAAATAATAGCTCCAGATGATCCTGACCAATCTATCCAAGTTAACTATATCATTGGAGATCTTGATCTACCAAAGGTGCTTGGGTTTAATTTGATAGAAGGAAGAAGTTTTGGTGAACAAGAATTAAATTTTTCTGATTCTCAAGCGGAAGAAACGGCTGAAAAGGTTCCGTCCAACGTGTTAATGACGGCTAGCACAGCCGATCTATTAAATGTAAAGGAGTTGGGAGCACTTGAATCCAACCTAGAAGCAATACCTATAGGGATTATTGAAGATTTTCATAGTATTTCTTTGAGAGAACCCATAAAGCCTACCTTGATAATGACAGGCAATGAATTCAATTATGCTTCGGTATTAATTAAACTCCAGGAAGGTAAGGAGGGGCAAGTGCTTTCGGGAATTAATACAATTTGGTCTGAAATCTATTCAGAAAAGCCATTGAAATTTGAATGGGTAGATGAACTGGTCAACAAACAATATGAGAAGGAGCAAACACAGGCTCAACTCTTTACTTTTTTCAGTGTCTTAATGTTGATTTTAGCAGCATTGGGGGTTTTTGGATTGGTTGTACATGCGACCGAGCAAAGAGTGAAAGAAATAGGAGTCAGAAAAGTGTTAGGAGCTTCTGCCGGGAATATTGTTCAGTTGTTTTCTATGGATTATATGAAATTGGTTGGGATTGCTTTAATTATTGCATCTCCCATTGCTTGGCAGGGAATGAATACCTGGTTAGATGGATTTGCTTACAAAATTTCTTTGCAATGGTGGATGTTTGCCGGAGCAGGGATGGTTGCAGCTGTATTGGCTCTGATTACAGTTATTGTTCGTGTTCTTTGGACGACCAGAATCAACCCCGTCAATTCTTTAAGATCAGAATAA
- a CDS encoding PadR family transcriptional regulator: MPAKFLPTGIEGDFIKVQHMKDYQLGEFEEIVMLTVGILNNKAYSVAIKDEIEARLKRTVSMGALHTALNRMEDKGYLKSFSGESTEERAGRPRRYFEITALGKKAIQYAKDTRDELWAAIPKTIWQANLGGI; this comes from the coding sequence ATGCCTGCAAAATTTCTCCCAACTGGCATTGAGGGAGATTTTATTAAAGTACAACACATGAAAGATTATCAATTAGGAGAGTTTGAAGAAATCGTCATGCTGACTGTTGGGATTCTAAACAACAAAGCCTACAGTGTAGCCATCAAAGACGAGATTGAAGCAAGACTTAAAAGGACAGTAAGTATGGGTGCTTTGCACACAGCCTTAAATAGGATGGAAGATAAAGGTTACTTGAAATCATTCTCCGGAGAATCGACTGAAGAAAGGGCTGGACGACCAAGACGGTATTTTGAGATAACAGCACTTGGGAAAAAGGCGATTCAATATGCGAAGGATACACGAGATGAACTTTGGGCTGCCATTCCTAAAACGATTTGGCAAGCGAATTTAGGTGGCATATAA
- a CDS encoding amidase, whose protein sequence is MRKIYPITLLFSCFTLFIACKSNEQGFTKKDVEKSQKLIGLEFEKPAIETMYGYLGRNKSGYDSLRAYSISNETFPAITFDPHPGGFQFPEKGKDPEFSIPSGIEVPEDFEEIAFYTIPQLASLIKNKKVTSAELTRLFIDRIKRFDGELESVITLTEDLAMFQANKADEEIAAGNYKGILHGIPYGVKDLMAVEGYPTTWGAEPYKSQMIDHTATVVNKLEEQGAVLIAKLVSGSLARGDVWFGGKTKNPWDVTQGASGSSAGSGSATSAGLVPFALGTETLGSITSPATRNGVTGLRPTYGRVSRYGVMSLSWSMDKIGPLARNAEDCEIVFQAIYGKDDKDPSTNEIPFNQFSNSPKELKVAYLKKDLDKDTTITGDNLRASLSVFKEMGVEPDSIELPEDFPYAAFDIILRSEAGAFFDELVRSGEVDLMVEQHGGSRANSLRQARFIPAVEYLQANRVRRELIEKLYELFKEYDVIIAPSYRSRQLLITNLTGHPVVSVPNGFDKKGRPTSFTLIGNLYDEGSILALAKAFQKATDFDEKHPPKFME, encoded by the coding sequence ATGAGAAAAATTTACCCTATCACCTTACTTTTTTCATGCTTTACTTTGTTTATAGCCTGCAAATCCAACGAACAAGGTTTTACAAAAAAAGATGTAGAAAAAAGTCAGAAGTTAATCGGACTTGAATTTGAAAAGCCTGCCATAGAAACCATGTATGGATATCTGGGGAGAAATAAGTCTGGGTATGACAGTTTGCGTGCATATTCTATTTCCAATGAAACCTTTCCTGCCATTACATTTGATCCCCATCCTGGTGGGTTTCAATTTCCAGAAAAAGGAAAGGATCCAGAATTTTCTATTCCATCAGGTATTGAGGTTCCTGAGGACTTTGAAGAAATTGCTTTCTATACCATCCCACAACTTGCTTCTTTAATCAAAAACAAAAAGGTTACCTCAGCTGAATTGACTCGCTTGTTTATTGATAGAATTAAGAGATTTGATGGTGAGTTAGAATCGGTCATTACTTTGACTGAGGATTTAGCAATGTTTCAAGCCAATAAGGCAGATGAGGAAATAGCTGCAGGAAATTATAAAGGGATTCTCCACGGAATCCCTTATGGTGTAAAAGATTTAATGGCGGTTGAGGGTTATCCCACAACCTGGGGAGCTGAACCTTATAAATCCCAAATGATTGATCATACGGCTACAGTAGTAAATAAGCTAGAGGAACAGGGAGCAGTTTTGATTGCTAAACTGGTGTCAGGTTCTTTGGCAAGAGGGGATGTATGGTTTGGAGGGAAAACCAAAAACCCATGGGATGTGACGCAAGGAGCTAGTGGTTCCTCTGCAGGATCAGGTTCAGCAACTTCCGCTGGCTTAGTTCCCTTTGCTCTCGGAACAGAGACTTTGGGTTCTATAACTTCTCCAGCTACAAGAAATGGGGTGACTGGATTAAGACCTACCTATGGAAGAGTTAGTCGCTATGGAGTCATGAGTTTGAGCTGGTCCATGGATAAAATAGGTCCTCTGGCAAGGAATGCTGAGGATTGTGAAATCGTTTTTCAAGCTATTTATGGGAAAGACGATAAAGACCCCAGCACCAATGAAATTCCTTTCAATCAGTTTAGCAATAGCCCAAAAGAGTTAAAAGTTGCCTACCTCAAGAAGGATTTGGACAAGGATACAACCATTACTGGAGATAACTTAAGAGCCTCTTTATCAGTTTTTAAGGAAATGGGAGTGGAGCCAGATTCCATTGAGCTGCCGGAAGATTTTCCATATGCAGCTTTTGATATCATTTTGCGCTCAGAGGCCGGTGCATTCTTTGATGAATTGGTGCGCTCTGGTGAAGTGGATTTGATGGTAGAGCAACATGGAGGATCTAGGGCAAACTCACTTCGTCAAGCTCGATTTATTCCTGCGGTGGAATATTTGCAGGCAAATAGAGTAAGAAGAGAGCTGATTGAGAAACTATATGAACTTTTTAAAGAATATGATGTGATCATTGCCCCAAGTTATAGAAGTAGACAACTATTAATTACCAATCTAACAGGACATCCGGTCGTTTCTGTTCCCAATGGATTTGATAAAAAGGGGAGGCCAACCAGCTTTACATTGATTGGAAATTTATACGATGAGGGAAGTATTTTGGCTTTGGCAAAAGCATTTCAAAAAGCCACTGACTTTGATGAAAAACATCCTCCCAAGTTTATGGAATAA
- a CDS encoding aldo/keto reductase: protein MKYNYIGKTGLMVSELCFGTMTFGGQNAGMWENIGKLQQKEVNEMLKAVIDAGINFIDTANVYSFGQSEQLLGQGLKDLSIPRDEVVIASKVLARMNDKPNSTGLSRYHIFNSVEASLKRLQLEYLDILYVHGVDPATSLEEIVRSLNDIVESGKVRYIAICNWPAWMVAKAQTIAELKGYHKFIGLQYYYSAVSRDIEHELVPMAKEHDLSIFPWSPLAGGFLTGKFTRSGADADSRRANFDFPPIDKEKAYDLVDIMGEIAQSYDVSIAQIALAWVRQQPGVSSTIIGAKTLDQLSDNIASTDLVLTADDLTKIDEISPLPKQYPGWMVERQSAYRI from the coding sequence ATGAAGTACAATTACATTGGAAAAACAGGCCTGATGGTTTCCGAACTATGTTTCGGCACCATGACTTTTGGAGGACAAAATGCTGGGATGTGGGAAAATATTGGGAAGCTCCAACAAAAGGAAGTAAATGAAATGCTCAAAGCCGTCATTGATGCAGGAATAAATTTCATTGATACTGCCAATGTCTATTCTTTTGGTCAATCAGAGCAGTTACTAGGACAAGGCCTAAAAGATTTATCCATTCCTAGAGATGAAGTGGTCATTGCTTCCAAAGTGTTGGCAAGGATGAATGATAAGCCTAATAGCACAGGACTTTCCAGATACCATATTTTTAACTCTGTAGAAGCCAGTCTGAAGAGGTTGCAACTGGAATACTTAGATATTCTATATGTTCATGGAGTCGATCCTGCAACCTCTCTGGAGGAAATAGTTCGCTCTTTAAATGATATTGTAGAATCAGGAAAAGTACGTTACATAGCCATTTGTAACTGGCCTGCTTGGATGGTTGCAAAAGCGCAGACCATCGCCGAGCTTAAAGGCTATCACAAATTCATCGGACTGCAATATTATTATTCCGCAGTAAGCAGGGATATTGAGCATGAATTGGTACCTATGGCTAAGGAACATGATTTATCTATTTTTCCTTGGAGTCCTTTGGCAGGCGGCTTTTTAACAGGAAAATTCACCCGTTCTGGAGCGGATGCAGATTCTAGAAGAGCAAATTTTGATTTTCCTCCTATTGATAAAGAAAAAGCTTATGATCTGGTAGATATCATGGGTGAAATTGCCCAATCATATGATGTAAGTATAGCTCAAATAGCACTGGCCTGGGTTAGGCAGCAACCTGGAGTAAGCAGCACAATTATAGGAGCCAAAACTTTAGATCAATTATCTGATAATATTGCTTCTACCGATTTGGTATTAACAGCTGATGACCTAACTAAAATAGATGAAATTAGTCCTCTCCCAAAGCAATATCCTGGCTGGATGGTAGAGAGACAATCAGCTTATAGGATTTAA